In a genomic window of Bacillota bacterium:
- a CDS encoding nucleotide pyrophosphohydrolase: MKIQEMQQEVHQWIDQFEEGYWHPLSMLARLTEEVGELAREVNHRFGEKPKKAGEPEGDLALELADILFIVICYANSHHIDLEEAFRRMMQKYRERDAQRWTKKKEF, translated from the coding sequence ATGAAAATACAAGAAATGCAGCAAGAAGTGCACCAGTGGATTGACCAATTTGAAGAAGGATACTGGCATCCCCTCTCCATGCTGGCCCGGTTAACAGAGGAAGTGGGTGAACTGGCTCGGGAAGTCAACCACAGATTCGGTGAAAAGCCCAAAAAAGCAGGAGAACCGGAAGGGGATTTAGCCCTGGAATTGGCGGATATACTGTTTATAGTCATATGTTACGCCAATTCTCATCATATTGACCTGGAAGAAGCCTTTCGCCGGATGATGCAAAAATACAGAGAAAGAGATGCACAGCGTTGGACTAAGAAAAAAGAGTTTTAA
- a CDS encoding DUF1015 domain-containing protein, whose protein sequence is MATIVPFQGIRFNEQTEALNKLVTPPYDVIDVESQDAFYQSSPYNIIRLEYGKKYNNDSQSSNRYTRAAEFFGKWRKQDVLVKDEEPSLYLYQQEFEVNNEKRVRTGFVCGVKLEPYENGIVLPHEETMPKHKADRLELMRACKANFSPIFGLFTDRERLVDKLLLETAQGRQPDVEFTDGDKQVHRMWVISDPVIIAKIQESMGEHKVFIADGHHRYETALAYRDERRNSDANTTGIKPYDYVMMTLVNLYDPGLTILPTHRLVKQVDNTERFLSQLEGEFSVENIDLDQHYGSPEKIESLLKDRACLDESEGTKQRHVFVVYNGQHCLRLVTLKDDQKLQAMMPAGHSDAWHRLDVSVLQNLVLEKHLGIGREERASGEYLKYTRDGNEVFRDVDNGNFDLGIFMNPTLMEEVIQVASGGEKMPQKSTFFFPKLITGLVINEL, encoded by the coding sequence ATGGCTACCATTGTTCCTTTTCAGGGAATTCGGTTTAATGAACAGACAGAAGCACTAAATAAGTTAGTAACACCACCCTATGATGTTATTGACGTGGAAAGCCAGGATGCCTTTTACCAGTCCAGCCCGTATAATATTATTCGCTTGGAATACGGAAAAAAATATAACAATGACAGTCAGAGTTCAAACAGGTACACTCGGGCTGCGGAATTTTTCGGTAAATGGCGTAAGCAAGATGTACTGGTCAAGGATGAGGAGCCCTCACTTTACCTTTACCAGCAAGAGTTTGAAGTTAACAATGAAAAGAGAGTGCGTACCGGATTTGTTTGCGGAGTAAAGCTGGAGCCATATGAAAATGGAATTGTGCTCCCACATGAAGAAACAATGCCCAAGCACAAGGCTGATCGTCTGGAATTAATGCGTGCCTGCAAGGCTAATTTTAGCCCTATATTTGGGCTTTTTACTGACCGTGAAAGACTTGTTGATAAACTTTTACTGGAGACAGCCCAAGGACGCCAGCCGGATGTTGAATTTACAGATGGGGATAAACAGGTGCATCGTATGTGGGTCATCTCTGATCCAGTAATCATTGCCAAAATACAGGAAAGCATGGGGGAGCACAAAGTTTTTATTGCTGACGGGCACCACCGTTATGAAACAGCCCTTGCCTACAGGGATGAACGAAGAAATTCAGACGCAAATACTACGGGCATCAAACCCTATGATTACGTAATGATGACTCTGGTAAACCTATACGACCCCGGTTTGACAATCCTGCCCACACACAGGCTGGTTAAGCAGGTGGACAACACGGAACGTTTTTTATCTCAGTTAGAAGGCGAATTCTCGGTGGAAAACATTGATTTGGATCAGCATTACGGCTCACCAGAGAAAATAGAAAGTTTATTAAAAGACCGGGCGTGTTTAGATGAAAGTGAAGGGACAAAACAAAGACATGTTTTTGTGGTTTACAACGGACAACATTGCTTGCGATTAGTGACTTTAAAAGATGATCAAAAGCTTCAGGCTATGATGCCGGCGGGACATTCAGATGCATGGCACCGGCTCGATGTTTCCGTACTGCAAAATCTGGTGCTGGAAAAACACTTGGGCATAGGACGGGAGGAAAGGGCATCTGGTGAATACTTAAAATATACCCGGGATGGGAATGAGGTCTTTCGAGATGTGGACAATGGCAATTTCGACCTGGGTATCTTTATGAATCCCACCTTGATGGAAGAAGTTATCCAGGTGGCCAGCGGAGGAGAAAAAATGCCGCAGAAATCAACTTTCTTTTTCCCCAAGCTAATCACAGGACTTGTAATCAACGAATTGTAA
- the fliY gene encoding flagellar motor switch phosphatase FliY, translating to MKVSDDLMLSQEEIDALLNQPNKTETEAPAKESPDVETGSGKNEDGYTQDVQSPGTDESPERIIESKVAESEPEYLSSQEKDALGEIGNISMGTASTTLSELLQQRVSITSPKVHVTNQDTLFSAFEVPYLVIHVEFTEGLMGFNVLVMQVKDAMVMSNLMMGGDGSNVAEQFSEMEISAASEAMNQMIGTASTSLATMFSRSINISPPVTKVLESSEQEGFQLPEEDPIVVISFRLTIGQLVDTEVMQILSLDTAREEASLLWQAVYGAGDDDAYTGEQSGEVEQQPPQVSHQPSPAGEDHANDIKPDPADKQATNGSLQNGLDKIDQERLAMLMDIPLKATVVLGRTQRPIKDVLTYTPGAIVELSSHVEEPVEILVNGVLVARGEVVVVNENFGVKITDILTPAERVAKLVKSR from the coding sequence ATCAAAGTGTCTGATGACCTAATGTTAAGTCAAGAGGAAATAGATGCTCTTCTTAACCAACCGAACAAAACAGAAACCGAGGCACCGGCTAAAGAATCCCCGGATGTTGAAACAGGTTCCGGGAAAAATGAAGACGGGTATACACAGGATGTGCAGTCTCCCGGCACGGACGAGTCCCCTGAACGAATAATAGAATCAAAAGTGGCTGAATCCGAGCCTGAATACCTTTCCTCTCAAGAAAAAGACGCTTTAGGGGAAATAGGAAACATCTCCATGGGTACTGCTTCCACTACGTTGTCAGAGCTGCTGCAGCAGCGGGTATCCATTACCAGTCCTAAGGTACACGTAACAAATCAGGACACCTTATTTTCTGCATTTGAGGTACCTTACCTGGTCATCCATGTAGAATTTACGGAAGGTTTAATGGGATTTAATGTTCTAGTGATGCAGGTTAAAGATGCTATGGTGATGTCTAATCTAATGATGGGTGGAGACGGTAGCAATGTTGCTGAACAGTTTTCTGAAATGGAGATAAGTGCAGCCTCTGAAGCCATGAACCAAATGATTGGTACAGCCTCTACATCACTTGCCACCATGTTTAGCCGCAGCATTAATATATCGCCCCCGGTGACAAAGGTTTTAGAATCATCGGAACAGGAAGGTTTTCAATTGCCGGAAGAAGATCCTATAGTAGTCATTTCTTTCCGGCTAACCATCGGCCAGTTAGTAGACACTGAGGTAATGCAGATTTTGAGCCTGGATACAGCCAGAGAGGAGGCATCCCTTTTATGGCAGGCAGTCTATGGGGCTGGTGACGACGATGCTTACACCGGTGAACAGTCCGGCGAAGTTGAACAACAACCACCACAAGTTTCACATCAACCTTCACCGGCCGGTGAAGATCACGCCAATGATATTAAGCCGGATCCTGCCGACAAACAGGCGACAAACGGCAGTCTGCAAAATGGATTGGATAAAATTGATCAGGAACGTCTGGCCATGCTGATGGACATTCCATTGAAGGCCACTGTTGTGCTAGGACGCACTCAAAGGCCAATTAAAGATGTGTTAACTTATACCCCCGGGGCTATTGTTGAACTATCTTCCCATGTAGAAGAACCTGTGGAAATACTGGTAAACGGTGTATTGGTAGCACGGGGCGAAGTGGTAGTGGTAAATGAAAACTTTGGTGTTAAAATCACTGATATTTTAACGCCGGCTGAAAGGGTTGCCAAGTTGGTCAAATCAAGATAA
- the fliM gene encoding flagellar motor switch protein FliM, producing MQDVLSQQEIDSLLQALNSGDLDLEETKEAESETRSYDFRRPNKFSKEHLRTLEMVHQQFARLLSNFLSGYLRSSINIEIVSVSQMIYDEFVRSVPSPTVLTVFSADPLPGSALMETNTQFALPVVDLLFGGPGTALEQERELTDIEIAVLKKLYGKILENMGTAWKEVFEINPQVQHVETNPRMQQLYSANEVVALVTCAVSVNEETRGMINICLPFMFLEPAISMLSIRQQFQVRKSQEASEKDTQAVKHWLGESLVKLEVDLGITDITIEDFLQLQAGDTLLLERKINEDLALKVEGIAKFGVQTGALDLQKAVQVVSLKEGENQSV from the coding sequence TTGCAGGACGTTCTGTCACAACAAGAAATAGACTCTTTACTTCAGGCATTAAATTCGGGCGACCTGGATCTGGAAGAAACGAAAGAAGCAGAGAGTGAAACTAGAAGTTATGACTTTCGCCGTCCCAACAAGTTTTCCAAAGAGCACCTGCGTACCCTGGAAATGGTTCACCAACAGTTTGCCAGGCTACTCTCAAATTTCCTTTCCGGTTATCTTCGTTCCAGTATCAACATTGAGATAGTTTCGGTAAGTCAAATGATTTATGACGAATTTGTACGGTCTGTACCAAGTCCTACAGTATTAACCGTTTTTTCCGCTGATCCATTACCGGGTTCAGCATTAATGGAAACTAACACCCAATTTGCCCTGCCGGTGGTTGACCTTCTCTTTGGGGGTCCGGGCACAGCACTTGAACAAGAAAGAGAGTTAACGGATATAGAAATAGCAGTCCTTAAAAAATTATATGGCAAAATTTTAGAAAATATGGGTACTGCTTGGAAAGAAGTATTCGAAATAAATCCTCAAGTTCAGCATGTGGAGACTAACCCTCGCATGCAGCAGCTATATTCCGCTAATGAAGTGGTGGCTCTGGTCACCTGTGCGGTCTCCGTAAATGAAGAAACTCGCGGTATGATAAATATTTGTTTACCCTTTATGTTTCTAGAGCCGGCTATATCAATGCTGTCCATCAGGCAGCAATTTCAGGTTCGGAAAAGCCAAGAGGCATCTGAAAAGGATACACAGGCTGTCAAGCACTGGCTCGGGGAATCACTGGTAAAACTTGAAGTTGATCTGGGGATCACTGATATAACTATTGAAGATTTTTTGCAGCTCCAGGCAGGAGATACCCTTTTACTTGAACGTAAGATAAACGAGGATCTTGCTTTAAAAGTAGAAGGCATTGCGAAGTTTGGAGTGCAAACAGGAGCGCTGGACTTGCAAAAAGCTGTGCAGGTAGTTTCGTTAAAAGAAGGGGAGAATCAAAGTGTCTGA
- a CDS encoding response regulator yields the protein MSTKVLIADDATFMRMMIKNIITKQGYEVVGEAENGKQAVDLYFETTPDLVTMDITMPEMDGIEAVQAIMAKAPDAKIIMCSAMGQQSMVMEAIQAGAKDFIVKPFQPDRIMQALEKVLAK from the coding sequence ATGAGCACCAAGGTACTTATTGCTGACGATGCTACCTTTATGCGGATGATGATTAAAAACATAATTACCAAGCAAGGATACGAAGTGGTGGGAGAGGCAGAAAACGGTAAACAGGCTGTTGATTTATATTTTGAAACTACCCCTGACCTGGTAACAATGGACATAACCATGCCGGAGATGGACGGTATAGAAGCAGTGCAAGCAATTATGGCCAAGGCACCGGACGCAAAAATCATTATGTGCAGTGCTATGGGGCAGCAGTCCATGGTCATGGAGGCCATACAAGCCGGAGCCAAAGACTTCATTGTTAAGCCCTTTCAGCCGGACAGAATTATGCAGGCGTTAGAAAAAGTATTGGCTAAATAA
- a CDS encoding chemotaxis protein CheC — translation MSQSELSPMHLDALKEIGNIGMGNALTSLSQLVNQELSMTVPQTGFYPLEDVIAQVGGEEKLVSCVILRVLGDIQGTVMFVFDEQSTYLLIDLLMGLPEGSTTMLDEMGQSAVQEVGNVLTGSFTSAIGMLSQLKLVTTVPVFALDMLGAILPSVMIASGRVEDKILAIENELFQSNQKVKGHFFFFADPDAVDKLLEALGLTQ, via the coding sequence ATGTCACAATCCGAATTGTCACCCATGCATCTTGATGCCCTTAAAGAAATCGGAAATATTGGCATGGGAAACGCCTTAACTTCATTATCTCAATTAGTTAATCAGGAATTAAGCATGACTGTTCCTCAAACAGGATTTTACCCACTCGAAGATGTAATTGCTCAGGTTGGAGGGGAGGAGAAACTTGTTTCCTGCGTCATCCTGCGAGTACTTGGGGATATACAGGGAACAGTAATGTTCGTTTTTGACGAACAGAGCACTTATTTACTTATAGATCTTTTAATGGGACTCCCCGAAGGCTCAACCACCATGCTGGACGAAATGGGACAGTCCGCGGTGCAAGAAGTGGGTAATGTGTTGACCGGTTCTTTCACCAGTGCCATCGGCATGTTGTCCCAACTCAAGCTGGTAACAACAGTTCCTGTTTTTGCTTTGGACATGCTGGGAGCTATTTTACCATCTGTTATGATCGCCAGCGGCAGAGTGGAAGACAAAATTCTGGCTATAGAGAATGAGCTTTTTCAATCGAACCAGAAGGTGAAGGGTCATTTTTTCTTTTTTGCGGATCCTGATGCAGTTGATAAGCTTTTAGAGGCCCTGGGCCTAACACAGTAA
- a CDS encoding protein-glutamate O-methyltransferase CheR, translating to MEFQEFRDRVRDQFRIDLESYKENQLRRRIDNFMHKYQAQTYAEFFNLLRTKQTIYEAFLNHLTINVSEFFRDPKKFNELETIHLPNLLKRKQPLKIWSAACSIGAEPFSMAIILDEMAPRVKHTILGTDVDRNILSRAALGSYGYDAIKNVSKDRLNRYFTLNNKDYLIKQFIKDKVTFKHHDLLQDKYDSNFDLILCRNVTIYFTRTAQDRVNTNFARSLKDGGILFIGGSEMIFNYRQLGLEKISHGFYQKNRG from the coding sequence ATGGAATTTCAAGAATTCAGAGACAGAGTAAGGGATCAGTTTCGAATTGACCTGGAAAGCTATAAAGAGAACCAACTTCGGAGAAGAATCGATAATTTTATGCATAAGTACCAGGCCCAAACCTATGCTGAGTTTTTTAATTTACTTCGGACCAAACAAACCATTTACGAAGCTTTTTTAAACCACTTAACGATTAATGTATCCGAATTTTTTCGTGATCCTAAAAAGTTTAATGAACTGGAAACTATACACCTTCCCAATCTTTTAAAAAGAAAGCAACCCCTTAAAATATGGAGTGCAGCCTGTTCAATAGGGGCGGAACCTTTTTCCATGGCCATCATTTTAGACGAAATGGCTCCCCGGGTAAAGCATACTATTTTGGGCACAGATGTGGACAGAAATATTTTAAGCCGTGCTGCCCTGGGCAGTTATGGCTATGATGCCATAAAAAACGTTAGCAAGGACAGGCTCAATCGGTATTTTACTTTAAATAACAAAGATTATCTGATCAAACAATTTATAAAAGATAAGGTTACATTTAAACACCACGATTTATTGCAGGATAAATATGACAGTAACTTTGACCTAATTTTGTGTCGCAATGTTACCATTTACTTTACCCGTACAGCTCAAGACCGGGTAAACACAAATTTTGCCCGGTCTTTAAAAGACGGAGGCATTTTATTTATAGGTGGAAGTGAGATGATTTTTAATTACCGGCAGTTGGGGTTAGAAAAAATCTCTCATGGTTTTTATCAAAAAAACCGCGGGTAA
- a CDS encoding chemotaxis protein CheD — protein MVNENIKEIPVGIADLKVVRTPNRLITLGLGSCVGVCLYDPTTHTAGLLHLMLPDSTKFSQVTKKAKFADLGIQELISLMKKNGAITSKLIAKLVGGAQMFSGMDDKLTMNIGKRNVEKTREILKSLSISVAAQDVGGNKGRTMIVDATNGKVYIRTLGKQQKVI, from the coding sequence ATGGTGAACGAAAATATTAAAGAAATACCGGTAGGCATAGCAGACCTGAAGGTGGTAAGAACACCAAATCGGCTGATCACTCTGGGACTCGGTTCATGTGTAGGTGTATGCCTTTATGATCCAACGACTCACACTGCCGGATTACTTCATTTGATGCTTCCGGACAGCACTAAATTCAGCCAGGTAACTAAAAAGGCTAAGTTCGCTGATTTAGGGATTCAGGAATTAATAAGTCTAATGAAAAAGAACGGAGCAATTACTTCCAAACTAATTGCCAAACTGGTTGGCGGAGCCCAAATGTTCAGCGGTATGGATGATAAACTTACTATGAACATTGGGAAGCGTAATGTAGAGAAAACCAGAGAAATACTGAAATCCTTATCGATATCCGTTGCCGCACAAGATGTTGGCGGTAACAAGGGAAGGACAATGATAGTCGATGCTACCAACGGCAAAGTATACATACGAACTTTAGGAAAGCAGCAAAAGGTGATCTAA
- a CDS encoding flagellar hook basal-body protein, whose amino-acid sequence MQKYLQNGASVISRQVQRLDIIANNLANMNTTGYKAQEIAFCDIVNDKTLNNDNLTESVAKKARTSRDFAQGVIAKSENPYSIAIEGRGYFRVKDTDGNDYYTRDGNFHKDAQGRLVHPAGYYLEGIDLPNDTQKVYIRSDGSVDYQNFQGDINSAGQINLYLFNSPQELKAVGGNLFTAGELSGEPQEFNPGGDEVAQLKQGSLESSNTNWAMEMVNLIQTQRTISMSSQSVTKTADQLWEMANNLRR is encoded by the coding sequence ATGCAAAAGTATTTACAAAACGGGGCGTCGGTGATTTCCCGTCAGGTACAGCGTCTGGATATTATAGCTAACAATCTGGCCAATATGAATACAACCGGTTATAAGGCTCAGGAAATAGCTTTTTGTGACATTGTTAATGACAAAACTTTAAACAATGACAATCTAACCGAAAGTGTGGCTAAAAAAGCCCGCACCTCCCGGGATTTCGCCCAAGGAGTTATTGCCAAGAGTGAAAACCCATACAGCATTGCTATTGAAGGAAGAGGCTATTTTCGCGTTAAGGACACTGACGGGAATGACTACTATACCCGGGACGGGAATTTTCATAAAGATGCCCAGGGACGACTGGTGCATCCAGCGGGATATTACTTAGAGGGAATAGATCTACCTAATGATACCCAGAAGGTGTACATTCGTTCTGATGGAAGTGTTGATTATCAAAATTTCCAAGGGGATATAAACAGTGCCGGCCAAATAAATCTGTATCTCTTTAACAGTCCTCAGGAACTGAAGGCTGTTGGCGGGAATTTGTTCACTGCCGGCGAACTCAGCGGAGAGCCGCAGGAATTCAACCCCGGCGGGGATGAGGTTGCCCAGCTAAAGCAAGGCAGTTTAGAATCCTCGAACACCAATTGGGCTATGGAAATGGTCAACCTTATCCAGACCCAAAGGACAATCTCTATGAGCTCTCAATCTGTTACTAAGACTGCCGACCAGTTATGGGAAATGGCAAACAACCTACGCAGGTAA
- a CDS encoding flagellar hook-basal body complex protein encodes MTLNRGFYTGIAGLNTQLDRMEIVSNNLANATTNGFKRRTTVVSPFHEMVLANQIGITHQGSHVTDVATDFSEGVYAMTNRMGDIAIVEEGFFTLQDEDGNRYYTRNGQFFVEPDGSIGHGTGLQLVGEDGPVKIPEETFSVSENGVVSSGGEEISKLLITRFDNPALLQKSGNSLYSTPEGLEGIIVENPQLHQEHVERSNVDSTKEMITAMEVLRAYEVGNKMVQAHDRLSDLAIREVGKV; translated from the coding sequence GTGACTTTGAACCGGGGATTTTATACAGGTATTGCAGGGCTGAACACCCAGTTGGATAGGATGGAGATTGTTTCCAATAATTTGGCCAATGCAACAACAAACGGCTTCAAACGAAGGACTACCGTTGTTTCACCATTTCATGAAATGGTGTTGGCAAACCAAATAGGAATTACTCACCAGGGGTCTCACGTTACCGATGTGGCTACCGATTTTAGCGAAGGCGTATATGCAATGACTAATAGAATGGGGGACATTGCCATCGTCGAGGAAGGCTTTTTTACTCTGCAAGATGAAGACGGAAACCGTTATTACACCAGAAATGGACAGTTTTTCGTTGAACCTGACGGGTCTATAGGCCACGGAACCGGTCTGCAACTGGTGGGGGAAGATGGACCCGTTAAAATCCCAGAGGAAACATTTTCAGTTTCTGAAAACGGTGTAGTTTCATCCGGCGGGGAAGAAATTAGCAAACTTCTAATTACCCGTTTTGATAACCCCGCATTGTTACAAAAGTCTGGTAATAGTTTGTATTCAACCCCGGAGGGGTTAGAGGGTATCATCGTTGAAAACCCTCAACTTCACCAGGAGCACGTGGAAAGGTCCAATGTAGATTCCACTAAAGAAATGATCACGGCTATGGAAGTATTACGTGCTTACGAAGTGGGTAATAAAATGGTCCAGGCCCATGACCGGCTTTCCGATCTAGCCATCAGAGAAGTAGGTAAAGTTTAA
- a CDS encoding FliA/WhiG family RNA polymerase sigma factor, translating into MSNVDLWQRYNRSRDDLTRQELVVAYLDLVKHLSGRLSIKLPPCMSKEDLESCGIIGLMEAIDKYNPDLDIAFEVFAYRRIRGAMYDELRKTNWIPRTTWQKLNYIYAERQKLEQAKGRSVSDQELALEINVPLHDIHTLNNHLTRLTPLSLDGAHMEDNNSNSIQFADILPDSSSPDPVQEICAADDKETLIEAIKLLNDRDQLILALYYQEELTLKEIGEVLEITESRVCQLHSRAIIRLRKKLAQLSGE; encoded by the coding sequence ATGTCAAACGTGGATCTATGGCAAAGATATAACCGGTCTAGGGATGATCTCACCAGGCAGGAACTGGTTGTGGCTTATCTTGACCTTGTAAAACACCTTTCCGGCCGCCTTTCAATCAAACTACCACCGTGTATGAGCAAAGAAGACCTGGAAAGTTGTGGTATTATAGGTTTAATGGAGGCCATTGACAAGTATAATCCCGACCTGGATATTGCATTTGAAGTATTTGCCTACCGGCGAATTAGGGGGGCAATGTACGATGAATTGCGCAAGACCAATTGGATTCCAAGGACTACGTGGCAAAAGCTCAATTACATTTACGCCGAGCGGCAGAAATTAGAACAGGCTAAGGGAAGAAGTGTCTCCGACCAGGAATTGGCCCTGGAAATAAACGTTCCGTTGCATGATATACATACATTAAACAACCATTTAACCAGATTAACTCCCTTATCCCTAGATGGCGCACACATGGAAGACAATAATAGCAATTCCATTCAGTTTGCTGACATACTACCTGATTCTTCTTCACCTGACCCTGTACAAGAAATTTGTGCAGCTGATGATAAGGAGACCTTAATCGAAGCAATAAAACTATTAAATGATAGAGACCAACTTATATTGGCGCTTTATTACCAAGAAGAACTTACTCTCAAGGAAATAGGCGAGGTTTTAGAAATAACAGAGTCACGGGTTTGCCAACTTCACAGCCGGGCCATCATTCGGCTGAGAAAAAAACTGGCCCAATTATCCGGAGAATAA
- a CDS encoding MinD/ParA family protein, with protein sequence MGLIAVKDWSFKQYPKHLTTSGNKPRIIAVASGKGGVGKTSTTVNLAISLAHAGKKVVIFDADLGLANAEILMGISPPLTLYDCLKGRAQIKDILVPGPEGVRLISGGSGFIELAHLRDQMLQDLMDSLQVLDNEADFIFIDTAAGISKNVLAFAAAAGELVLVLTPEPTSIADAYSLAKIVSRYGLHNNIHLIINRVSTPGEAADTLKRFENVCTHFLSISISYLGYIYEDRSVPEAIKAQNPLLLHRKKSPSAKCIARISININDKSLDDNEANSGIMEFANKLVRLFRR encoded by the coding sequence ATGGGTTTGATAGCAGTGAAAGATTGGAGTTTTAAACAATATCCTAAACACCTAACCACTTCTGGAAACAAGCCGCGAATTATTGCAGTTGCCAGTGGTAAAGGAGGAGTTGGTAAAACCAGCACTACAGTTAACCTGGCTATTTCACTGGCCCATGCAGGAAAGAAAGTAGTCATATTTGACGCCGATTTAGGTTTAGCAAACGCCGAAATTCTAATGGGTATAAGTCCACCGCTTACACTGTATGATTGCCTGAAAGGCCGTGCCCAAATTAAAGACATTCTTGTTCCAGGTCCGGAAGGAGTACGTCTAATTTCCGGCGGCTCCGGATTCATTGAATTGGCACATTTGAGAGACCAAATGCTGCAAGATCTAATGGATTCTTTACAAGTACTTGACAATGAGGCGGACTTCATTTTTATAGATACTGCTGCCGGTATTTCTAAAAATGTATTGGCCTTTGCAGCCGCTGCCGGAGAATTGGTTTTAGTGCTCACACCTGAACCCACCTCCATAGCAGATGCTTACAGCTTAGCCAAAATTGTTTCCAGGTATGGTTTACACAATAATATTCACCTCATCATAAACAGAGTGTCTACACCCGGTGAGGCAGCAGATACCTTAAAAAGATTTGAAAATGTATGTACACATTTTTTATCAATATCTATCAGTTATCTAGGCTATATATACGAAGATCGTTCAGTGCCTGAAGCGATAAAGGCACAAAACCCATTGCTCTTGCACCGGAAAAAATCACCCTCGGCTAAGTGCATTGCACGGATTAGTATAAATATTAATGACAAAAGCCTTGATGATAATGAAGCAAATTCCGGTATTATGGAATTTGCCAACAAGCTTGTCCGGCTTTTTAGGAGGTAA
- the flhF gene encoding flagellar biosynthesis protein FlhF yields MKIKKYTAENMQQAMNLIKQDLGPNAVIVSSEKVRRKNIRDFFGPRELIVTAAVEEDDRQQALPSQPESDKYKQRLAAASSVYRTQPETNSGGGLDVTRPKSGEGPLIPQDVMPTRLPEPLISSNDQNTDAWFKILLDDIVSQQEGEEMETNQAGKWKQIFRNLEVHDKISEIILSDFKETDYQNTTGAEDFLQVSLKNNIIKLVEPAYKRNNSQRIITFVGPTGVGKTTTLVKMATRYKVSHKKSIALIALYDHRFGSLEELNYYAELIGAPIEVVMTPKELVKSVQKHKDKDYIFIDTEGRPSKNTGQILELKTFINSIEDEQDVLLVLSATTKNRDIVRIANDFSRVGINRLVFTKLDETDTLGSMLNVVCEIGAPVSYVTKGQNIPDDIEPINPKKLASIILDGFDSSERLEF; encoded by the coding sequence ATGAAAATTAAAAAGTATACTGCGGAAAACATGCAGCAAGCAATGAATTTGATTAAGCAAGATTTAGGACCCAATGCGGTCATTGTTAGTTCCGAAAAAGTGCGTCGAAAAAATATACGGGATTTTTTTGGACCCCGAGAATTAATAGTTACAGCGGCCGTGGAAGAAGATGACCGTCAGCAAGCATTACCTAGCCAGCCGGAAAGTGATAAGTATAAGCAGCGGCTGGCAGCGGCATCATCGGTATATAGAACTCAGCCGGAAACAAACTCCGGCGGCGGTTTAGACGTCACCCGGCCAAAGTCTGGGGAAGGGCCTCTAATTCCTCAGGATGTGATGCCCACAAGGCTCCCCGAACCCCTAATATCTAGCAATGATCAGAATACAGATGCCTGGTTTAAGATTTTGCTGGATGACATCGTCAGCCAACAGGAGGGGGAAGAGATGGAAACCAATCAAGCCGGCAAATGGAAGCAAATATTTAGAAATTTAGAGGTACATGACAAAATATCAGAAATTATTTTATCCGACTTTAAAGAAACTGATTACCAAAATACGACAGGTGCAGAGGATTTTCTCCAGGTTTCGTTGAAGAATAATATTATAAAGCTGGTAGAGCCTGCCTATAAACGCAATAACAGTCAAAGGATAATTACCTTTGTTGGTCCTACCGGTGTCGGTAAAACCACCACACTGGTAAAAATGGCAACCAGGTATAAAGTGTCACATAAAAAAAGCATTGCACTTATTGCTTTATATGACCACCGCTTTGGTTCTTTAGAAGAATTAAATTATTATGCAGAACTCATTGGAGCTCCTATTGAAGTTGTAATGACCCCCAAAGAGTTAGTGAAGTCAGTTCAGAAGCATAAAGATAAAGATTATATTTTTATTGACACTGAAGGGCGGCCATCAAAAAATACCGGGCAAATACTTGAATTAAAGACTTTCATCAATTCTATTGAAGATGAGCAGGATGTTTTATTAGTATTAAGTGCAACTACAAAAAACCGGGACATTGTACGCATAGCAAATGATTTCAGCCGGGTAGGTATCAATAGGCTGGTTTTCACCAAGTTGGACGAGACCGATACACTGGGTTCCATGTTAAATGTTGTCTGTGAAATTGGCGCCCCGGTAAGCTATGTAACGAAAGGACAGAATATACCTGATGACATAGAACCTATAAATCCTAAAAAACTAGCAAGCATTATATTAGATGGGTTTGATAGCAGTGAAAGATTGGAGTTTTAA